A stretch of the Methanobacterium veterum genome encodes the following:
- a CDS encoding CPBP family intramembrane glutamic endopeptidase gives MDKKGSKTALKTEITHYGIKEESFLKELKMSDIESQEREIRVRKIITDLEDKQIKFKWFKKEVLILTIYLMAIIAAEIVTAHYSVEYGLIMHTIILSALLINSSVTHSTKFSYLLRSMMILPMIRIIGLTIPLMQVSELYWFPVIAIPLFAASFVLMRSQKLTRKNVGLVLGNIPVQLAIALSGVVLGFIEYLILKPQPLISSLNLETVLFASMILIVSTGFAEELLFRGILQKNAEKILGNIWGLLYVSILFTALHIGWNSTLDLIFVFSVALFYGYTFQKTGSLFGITFSHGISNTFLFLVMPFIFPILMPYINSVL, from the coding sequence ATGGACAAAAAAGGATCCAAAACAGCACTTAAAACAGAGATAACTCATTATGGTATAAAAGAGGAATCCTTTTTAAAAGAGCTGAAAATGTCAGATATTGAAAGTCAAGAAAGGGAAATTCGCGTTAGAAAGATAATAACTGACCTTGAAGATAAACAAATAAAGTTTAAATGGTTCAAAAAAGAAGTATTGATACTTACTATATATTTAATGGCCATAATTGCTGCAGAAATCGTAACTGCCCATTACAGTGTGGAATATGGTCTTATAATGCATACTATTATTCTTTCTGCTCTTTTAATTAATTCTTCTGTTACTCATTCCACTAAATTTTCGTATCTTCTCCGTTCTATGATGATTTTACCAATGATTAGAATAATAGGACTTACTATACCTCTTATGCAGGTGAGTGAACTTTACTGGTTCCCTGTTATAGCAATTCCATTGTTTGCTGCATCATTTGTACTTATGAGGTCCCAAAAGCTCACCCGAAAAAATGTAGGGCTAGTTTTAGGTAATATTCCTGTTCAATTGGCCATTGCGTTAAGTGGAGTTGTTTTGGGGTTTATTGAGTATTTGATACTGAAACCTCAGCCGTTGATTTCTTCACTTAATTTAGAAACAGTTTTATTTGCAAGTATGATCCTTATAGTGTCTACTGGGTTTGCAGAAGAACTGCTGTTTAGGGGGATACTTCAAAAAAATGCAGAAAAAATACTTGGAAATATATGGGGATTGCTGTATGTTTCAATACTCTTTACTGCCCTTCACATAGGATGGAATTCAACTTTGGATCTTATATTTGTGTTCAGTGTAGCTTTATTCTATGGTTACACATTCCAGAAAACAGGAAGCTTATTTGGGATTACATTTTCCCACGGAATTTCTAACACCTTTTTATTTTTGGTAATGCCTTTTATATTTCCAATTTTAATGCCGTATATAAATTCAGTTCTATAA
- a CDS encoding UDP-N-acetylglucosamine 4,6-dehydratase family protein has product MIEESFFNFYSGKTILVTGGAGSIGSEIVRNLLELDPKAIRVLDNNETGLFELEQELNSDKIRTLIGDIRDKERLMRAFEGVDIIFHAAALKHVPLCEYNPFDAVKTNVIGTQNVLDAALDQNVGKAIVISTDKTVNPVNVMGATKLLAERLTISANYYKGDKKTVFSCVRFGNVLDSRGSVVPIFKNQIKNGGPVTITDYEMTRFVMGIPQAVGLIIKAGVIAEGNEIFILKMPAVNIIDLAKAMIDELSPIYGYKPEEIKIEIIGKRLGEKLFEELMNEDELDYVMDNGDLYILNSERVLKKPEIHYNSNNALKLNKKQIKDVLKNYCI; this is encoded by the coding sequence ATGATAGAAGAATCATTCTTTAATTTTTATAGTGGTAAAACGATTCTTGTAACTGGTGGCGCGGGTTCTATTGGTAGTGAAATTGTCAGAAATCTTCTAGAACTTGATCCTAAAGCTATCCGTGTTTTAGATAATAATGAAACAGGCTTATTTGAATTGGAACAGGAGTTAAATTCAGACAAAATCAGAACATTAATTGGGGATATACGGGATAAAGAAAGGTTAATGCGAGCTTTTGAGGGGGTTGATATAATATTCCATGCTGCTGCATTAAAACATGTTCCTTTATGTGAGTATAACCCATTTGATGCTGTTAAAACAAATGTTATAGGTACTCAAAATGTATTAGATGCAGCTTTAGACCAAAACGTTGGTAAAGCAATAGTTATTAGCACAGATAAAACAGTTAATCCGGTTAATGTTATGGGTGCAACAAAACTTTTAGCAGAACGGCTTACGATTTCTGCAAATTATTATAAAGGCGATAAAAAAACTGTATTTTCGTGTGTAAGGTTTGGAAATGTTCTTGATTCAAGGGGTTCTGTTGTGCCAATTTTTAAAAATCAAATAAAAAATGGAGGCCCTGTAACTATCACTGATTATGAAATGACCCGTTTTGTAATGGGAATACCTCAAGCTGTAGGGTTAATTATTAAAGCAGGAGTAATTGCTGAAGGTAACGAAATATTTATCCTTAAAATGCCGGCAGTTAACATTATTGACCTTGCCAAAGCTATGATAGATGAATTAAGTCCGATATATGGTTACAAACCTGAAGAAATTAAAATAGAAATTATAGGAAAACGCCTGGGAGAAAAACTGTTTGAAGAATTAATGAATGAAGATGAACTTGATTATGTTATGGATAATGGAGATTTATATATTTTAAATTCTGAAAGAGTCCTCAAAAAGCCTGAAATCCATTATAATTCTAATAATGCATTAAAATTGAATAAAAAACAGATTAAAGATGTATTAAAAAATTATTGCATTTAA
- a CDS encoding acyltransferase family protein translates to MNKSKYYAQIDFLKALAIISVIILHTIPSNTVTNPISVFSIYQAVPIFLVLMGTNTLMSFKRHNYQVLINIYPPYLKNRFERVACPLIILGILSLVLGILSNKIIYLGILTFTGYLPVSGPGNYFVSILIQFVLIFPILYKLYNYNSKYLLIISFILTFAFEVLANQILIDNSYLYKACIFRYLFLITLGMWLVDNFEPADLKLFIMKRTVLTGLIASIAYMVGVSALSWSFPYFPSSWQPQTVFSFFYPLILCVIGIKYLPSTSKGHIMNILSLIGKASYHIFLIQIVFFGAGLSLTVVLSNYSLYNDTFYYGVFALIGNITIVLIIGLLFFFIESKIEAFIFSLIKQVKSFKKLLNYKLKVK, encoded by the coding sequence ATGAATAAATCTAAATATTACGCTCAAATAGACTTTTTGAAAGCTTTAGCAATAATATCAGTTATTATTCTTCATACAATACCATCCAATACAGTAACAAATCCAATATCTGTATTTAGTATTTACCAAGCAGTCCCTATTTTTCTTGTTTTAATGGGTACCAATACATTAATGTCTTTTAAAAGACACAACTATCAAGTTTTAATTAATATATATCCTCCATACTTAAAAAATAGGTTTGAAAGGGTAGCATGTCCATTAATCATATTGGGGATATTATCCCTAGTTTTAGGGATTTTAAGTAACAAAATAATATACCTAGGCATATTAACATTCACAGGCTATCTACCTGTATCAGGCCCAGGTAATTATTTCGTATCCATATTAATCCAATTTGTTTTAATATTTCCAATTTTATACAAGTTGTACAACTATAATTCTAAATACTTATTAATAATAAGCTTTATTCTCACTTTTGCCTTTGAGGTATTGGCAAATCAAATTTTAATTGATAATTCATATTTATATAAAGCGTGTATCTTTAGATATCTATTTTTAATTACATTAGGAATGTGGTTAGTAGATAATTTTGAACCAGCTGATCTCAAATTATTTATCATGAAAAGAACCGTTTTAACCGGGTTAATTGCAAGTATCGCATATATGGTGGGAGTTTCAGCCTTATCATGGAGTTTCCCATATTTTCCAAGTTCATGGCAGCCACAAACAGTATTTTCCTTTTTTTATCCACTTATTCTTTGTGTCATTGGAATTAAATATTTACCTTCAACTTCAAAGGGACATATCATGAATATCCTTAGTTTAATAGGTAAAGCATCATACCATATTTTTTTGATACAAATAGTATTCTTTGGAGCAGGATTGTCTTTAACTGTGGTTTTAAGTAATTACAGTTTATATAATGATACATTTTATTATGGAGTATTTGCACTGATAGGAAATATAACAATTGTTCTAATTATAGGATTATTATTTTTCTTTATAGAATCCAAAATAGAAGCGTTTATTTTTTCTTTAATTAAACAAGTGAAATCATTTAAAAAACTGTTAAATTATAAATTAAAAGTTAAATGA
- a CDS encoding polysialyltransferase family glycosyltransferase yields the protein MYSLEEIYNILKNEKIDFVATAISHWHAVGVDTVIYDIVKRNNGIKPNGLIFILEHEVSGFVIGEKDFVCEGFANVKFIFLSLHDRESGIYSKIGFLKILFKKINFKNNNKRIICLISPFSPSTDLIKMVFMKDLYTTYYIKLILIDEGFGTYVPQKLFEASLKRGSLNETVRKVQINRVVSIIIRRSFIKLIIRNMPLEKRFIFNQEKDYEINTELINSYKKIFEFRKKNFELTHKNSVVLLTGTFSEHFQMSIQNEIELMKSLIKILNQEGYYVLLKAHPRETIGKYDDVLKDYDVKQLDNDFPVEDLFINIDPVYVIGFISTALINAKLFYDMDVVSVADLSLEYSDSGILKSQMDEFKKVTSSFIKFTTNMGELKQILKGN from the coding sequence ATGTACAGTCTGGAAGAAATATATAATATCTTAAAGAATGAAAAAATTGATTTTGTAGCTACAGCTATTTCACATTGGCATGCAGTTGGCGTTGATACAGTTATTTACGATATTGTGAAGCGTAATAACGGTATAAAGCCAAATGGGTTAATTTTTATTCTTGAACATGAGGTTAGTGGTTTTGTTATTGGGGAGAAAGACTTTGTTTGCGAAGGGTTTGCAAATGTTAAATTTATTTTTTTAAGTTTACATGATCGTGAATCAGGAATTTATTCAAAAATTGGTTTTTTAAAAATTTTATTTAAAAAAATAAATTTTAAAAACAATAATAAGAGAATAATATGTTTAATTAGTCCTTTTAGTCCTTCAACAGATCTTATTAAAATGGTTTTTATGAAAGACCTGTATACAACATATTATATTAAATTAATCCTCATAGATGAAGGATTTGGGACTTATGTACCACAAAAACTTTTTGAAGCTTCTTTAAAAAGGGGATCATTAAATGAAACAGTTAGAAAAGTCCAAATAAATAGGGTTGTATCTATTATAATAAGAAGAAGTTTTATAAAACTTATTATACGAAATATGCCCCTTGAAAAAAGATTTATTTTTAATCAAGAGAAAGATTATGAGATTAATACTGAATTGATAAATTCTTATAAAAAGATATTCGAATTTAGAAAAAAGAATTTTGAATTAACTCATAAAAATTCAGTAGTTTTGTTGACAGGAACTTTTTCAGAGCACTTTCAAATGTCTATACAAAATGAAATTGAATTGATGAAATCATTGATTAAAATTTTGAATCAAGAAGGGTACTATGTTCTATTAAAAGCACATCCAAGGGAAACAATTGGTAAATATGATGATGTATTGAAAGATTACGATGTTAAACAGTTAGATAACGATTTTCCTGTAGAAGATTTATTCATTAATATTGATCCGGTTTATGTGATTGGATTTATAAGCACAGCTTTGATAAATGCTAAACTGTTTTATGATATGGACGTGGTAAGTGTCGCTGATTTGTCATTGGAGTATTCTGATAGTGGTATATTAAAATCCCAAATGGATGAATTTAAAAAAGTAACAAGCAGTTTTATTAAATTTACCACTAATATGGGAGAATTAAAACAGATATTAAAAGGGAATTAA
- a CDS encoding glycosyltransferase family 2 protein — translation MLDNKTLNITIIILNWNGWKDTVECLESLYQIDYPHYNVIIVDNNSSNDSIKQIKEYCEGKSKLKSDFFEYNPTNKPLHILEITKTKSETVKIIDEFSNLPSNRKLILIKNDKNYGFAEGNNIGIKYALDNLNQRYILLLNNDTVVDQYFLNELIKAGDSCDNIGILGPTVYCYNDKTKIQSAGVKLYPKLGYQKFLGLNEIDNGQFKEITSVDYVQGCALLAKCEIFNEIGLLDTDYFLYWEETDWCFRAKNAGYHVVHVPNAKIWHKGSASSTNNDIIYYGTRNMFWFMKKNARKTHYIIFLVQFFSLRLWLQIGMYLIYYKTGLKGIYSFFNGIMNGLDT, via the coding sequence ATGTTAGATAATAAAACTCTAAATATTACAATAATTATTCTCAACTGGAATGGTTGGAAAGATACTGTAGAATGTCTAGAGTCTCTTTACCAGATAGATTATCCCCATTATAATGTGATTATTGTAGATAATAATTCTTCCAATGATTCCATTAAACAAATTAAAGAATATTGTGAAGGAAAATCAAAATTAAAATCTGATTTTTTTGAATATAATCCCACTAATAAACCTCTACATATATTGGAAATTACTAAAACAAAATCAGAAACTGTAAAAATCATAGATGAATTTTCTAATTTACCTTCAAATAGGAAACTCATCCTAATAAAAAATGATAAAAATTATGGTTTTGCAGAAGGAAACAATATTGGGATAAAATACGCACTTGATAACTTGAACCAAAGATACATCCTCCTTTTAAATAATGATACTGTCGTTGATCAATATTTTTTAAATGAACTGATAAAAGCAGGAGATTCCTGTGATAACATAGGTATTCTAGGTCCAACAGTATACTGCTATAACGATAAAACTAAAATACAATCTGCAGGTGTTAAATTATATCCCAAATTAGGTTATCAAAAATTCTTAGGATTAAATGAAATAGATAATGGACAATTTAAAGAAATAACCTCAGTGGATTATGTACAGGGATGTGCATTACTTGCAAAATGTGAAATATTCAATGAAATTGGACTTTTAGATACAGATTACTTTTTATATTGGGAAGAAACTGACTGGTGTTTTAGAGCAAAGAATGCAGGTTACCATGTAGTCCATGTTCCAAATGCAAAAATCTGGCATAAAGGTTCAGCTTCAAGTACAAATAATGACATAATTTATTATGGCACGCGTAATATGTTCTGGTTTATGAAAAAAAATGCTAGAAAAACTCATTATATTATATTTCTAGTTCAGTTCTTCTCTTTAAGACTCTGGCTTCAAATAGGAATGTACTTAATATATTATAAAACAGGCCTAAAAGGCATATATTCATTTTTTAATGGAATAATGAACGGTTTGGATACTTAG
- a CDS encoding DUF2206 domain-containing protein, with protein MKLLNPLEMNDWDIKTFFSTILILQVLFLGFFLLNQLGINIPIIKEITALISIIFVPGILFLRTLGLHKLGSLKTLLFTMGSSLSLVMVIGFLLNVILLKFFTDPLTPTNMILTLLILQISLSILAYINDKNYSNPSFIEIHYIKSPFLYLSILLLPLVIIGTYCINHFSLNYLIEIYILLIPVLVLAVVFDKISPKFYPLIIFMISLSLLYHNSLISNYIWGWDIMGEYKLANLVITQSFWDYNAPMTCNAMLSTTLLPSFFTKVVGLNLVWVYKIIFPLIFSLTPVGIYEIAKKLTSKKIGFLSSFFFMSFYVFFIEMFQLPRQQIAELFLILILILMLEEKIKYKMTILFVLFSFSVVVSHYATSYIVIFIFLLALLIFKGIKYLKYVLNKSSFPFVQNLKIMDFSGTLNYRLNFNYLLLFIGMAVVWYIYISSSINFNTFVSISDHIITNLRDEFLSTSSTQSIYLITRNQTVLQNIEKYLDIISQFCVFAGLIGIFLKFKEYKFNSTYLSIASAAFLVAVAGMIVPNFASTINTSRLYHITLIFLAPFCVIGGTLLLKKLFRLKNRDTALKIFSIFLIVFFLFNSKIIYEVTSYDAPSPGLNPNYDFPLFNEMEVSGANWLSQFQEIKLYSDIPSKNGTKMYRETYYYADGYRNLLLTSEGIKVQAIPSDFNSIPKESYLFLGTKNIKEKEMLFSKPPFTFYYESSNGLFNNRNKIYDNGGSQIFY; from the coding sequence ATGAAGTTGTTAAACCCTTTAGAAATGAACGATTGGGATATAAAGACATTTTTTTCAACAATTTTAATATTACAGGTTTTATTTTTAGGATTTTTTCTACTTAACCAATTAGGAATAAATATTCCTATAATAAAAGAAATAACAGCATTAATCAGCATTATTTTTGTTCCAGGCATATTGTTTTTACGAACACTTGGATTGCATAAATTAGGGAGTTTAAAAACTTTATTATTTACAATGGGTTCAAGTTTGTCATTAGTTATGGTAATAGGCTTTCTTCTTAATGTTATATTGCTTAAATTTTTTACAGATCCATTAACACCTACAAATATGATACTAACTTTATTAATTTTACAAATTTCACTATCAATATTAGCTTATATCAATGATAAAAATTATTCTAACCCTTCTTTTATAGAAATACATTATATAAAATCTCCATTTCTCTATCTTTCAATTTTATTGCTTCCTTTAGTTATAATTGGTACATACTGTATAAATCACTTCTCTTTAAATTATTTGATAGAAATTTATATTTTACTGATTCCAGTGCTGGTTTTAGCAGTTGTTTTTGATAAAATTTCCCCTAAATTTTATCCACTTATAATTTTCATGATTTCCCTATCTTTACTATATCATAATTCACTTATATCCAATTATATTTGGGGATGGGATATAATGGGTGAATATAAATTAGCTAATCTGGTAATTACGCAATCATTCTGGGATTATAATGCTCCTATGACTTGTAATGCAATGTTAAGCACCACACTTTTGCCTTCATTTTTTACAAAGGTAGTTGGTCTCAATTTAGTGTGGGTATATAAAATAATTTTTCCCTTAATATTTTCGTTGACTCCGGTTGGGATTTATGAAATAGCGAAGAAATTAACAAGCAAAAAAATAGGATTTTTATCCAGTTTCTTTTTCATGTCATTTTACGTTTTTTTCATTGAAATGTTTCAACTTCCAAGGCAGCAAATAGCGGAACTTTTTTTAATTTTAATTTTAATTTTAATGTTAGAAGAGAAAATTAAGTATAAAATGACTATTTTATTCGTGTTATTCAGTTTCTCAGTTGTGGTGTCACACTATGCCACATCTTATATTGTTATTTTTATATTTTTACTGGCGTTATTAATTTTTAAAGGAATTAAATATTTAAAGTATGTATTGAATAAAAGTTCGTTTCCATTTGTTCAAAATTTAAAAATAATGGACTTTTCAGGTACTTTGAATTATAGATTAAATTTTAATTATTTACTACTTTTTATAGGCATGGCAGTTGTTTGGTATATTTATATTTCCAGTAGCATTAATTTTAACACATTTGTATCTATTTCTGATCATATTATTACTAATTTAAGAGACGAATTTTTATCCACATCTTCTACCCAGAGCATATATCTCATTACTCGTAACCAAACTGTACTTCAAAATATTGAAAAGTATTTAGATATTATATCTCAATTTTGTGTTTTTGCGGGTTTAATTGGTATATTTTTAAAATTTAAAGAATATAAATTTAACAGCACGTATCTGTCCATTGCTTCTGCAGCTTTTTTAGTTGCTGTAGCAGGTATGATTGTTCCTAACTTTGCAAGCACTATAAATACCTCAAGGTTGTATCATATTACTCTAATATTTTTAGCACCATTTTGTGTAATTGGAGGGACTTTATTATTAAAAAAGTTATTCAGACTTAAAAACAGGGATACTGCCTTAAAAATCTTTTCAATTTTTCTTATAGTTTTTTTCCTGTTTAATTCTAAGATTATTTATGAAGTCACAAGTTATGATGCTCCATCTCCAGGTTTGAATCCAAATTATGATTTTCCATTGTTTAATGAAATGGAAGTCTCAGGTGCAAACTGGCTTTCCCAATTTCAAGAAATAAAGTTATATTCTGATATTCCATCTAAAAATGGGACTAAAATGTATAGAGAAACTTATTATTATGCTGATGGTTATAGAAATTTATTACTAACTTCAGAAGGTATTAAAGTCCAAGCAATACCTTCTGATTTTAACTCTATACCCAAAGAATCTTATCTATTTTTAGGGACTAAGAATATAAAAGAAAAGGAAATGCTTTTTTCAAAACCTCCTTTTACCTTTTATTATGAGTCTTCAAATGGATTATTTAATAATAGGAACAAGATTTATGATAATGGAGGTTCGCAAATATTTTATTAA
- a CDS encoding glycosyltransferase family 4 protein yields the protein MEIGIIPDTAVSGMGIKRYSLKLIEGLSKRGIDDIVVYYSSKRFENELIDMATNDHNISPKKIPVYFGDSYFGISFRNFFQLPKTINESKLELIHDTYSFGPFVNYPFRNRSNTKKIINVHDVGVYLYKYCCNYVNPLNVRLFSKIRYEKIFPLILKNVDGIAVPSENTKKDLLKYFDVPESKLFVINHGIDFNNFHKLDYSEISNFKCKYINFDNDLLIGTINSERKIDNIHIVLKVTKMLSKHYKNLKLILIGKSNKFVDEMIQKFDLEKIVIKTGYISDKELCLLYNALDLFIFLSEYEGFGFPPLESMSCGTLTAVLNKSSLPELVDEGAVTLLKKEPKYILDELIYLLENKKVRDNITKKGIKRAKYFTWDKCIDSTVKMYESILTVDSGC from the coding sequence ATGGAAATAGGAATTATTCCAGACACTGCAGTTAGCGGTATGGGTATTAAAAGATATTCATTAAAATTAATTGAAGGATTGTCAAAAAGGGGTATAGATGATATTGTGGTATATTACTCTTCAAAGAGATTTGAAAACGAATTGATAGATATGGCTACTAATGATCATAATATTTCACCAAAAAAAATACCAGTGTATTTTGGCGATTCTTATTTTGGAATTTCATTTAGAAATTTTTTTCAATTACCCAAAACAATTAATGAATCTAAACTGGAATTAATTCATGATACTTACAGTTTTGGACCTTTTGTAAATTATCCATTTAGAAATAGGTCTAATACTAAAAAAATAATTAATGTTCACGATGTAGGCGTCTATTTATACAAATATTGTTGTAATTATGTAAATCCATTAAATGTCAGGTTATTTTCGAAAATCAGATATGAAAAGATTTTTCCGTTAATATTAAAAAATGTAGATGGAATTGCAGTACCTTCAGAAAATACAAAAAAAGATTTACTTAAATATTTTGATGTTCCGGAATCTAAATTATTTGTAATTAATCATGGAATAGACTTCAACAATTTTCATAAATTGGATTATTCTGAAATTTCAAATTTCAAATGTAAATATATCAATTTTGATAATGATTTGTTGATAGGAACCATAAATTCTGAGCGTAAAATAGATAATATACACATTGTTTTAAAAGTAACCAAAATGTTATCAAAGCATTATAAAAATCTTAAATTGATATTAATCGGAAAAAGCAATAAGTTCGTTGACGAAATGATTCAAAAATTTGATTTAGAGAAAATTGTAATTAAAACAGGTTATATATCTGATAAAGAACTGTGTTTGCTTTACAATGCATTGGACTTATTTATTTTTTTATCTGAATATGAAGGTTTTGGATTCCCTCCTTTGGAATCTATGTCTTGTGGAACTTTAACAGCAGTTTTAAATAAATCATCTCTACCTGAACTTGTTGATGAAGGTGCTGTTACTTTACTTAAAAAAGAACCCAAATACATTTTGGATGAATTAATTTACCTTTTGGAGAATAAAAAAGTTAGGGACAATATAACTAAAAAAGGAATTAAAAGAGCCAAATATTTTACGTGGGATAAATGTATAGACTCTACTGTAAAAATGTACGAAAGTATTTTAACTGTTGATTCAGGGTGTTGA
- a CDS encoding class I SAM-dependent methyltransferase — protein MSIGTFTRRILGPKNFRLIGRTYRRFFVDLSLLVNCIPQLSPKDHLLDIGGGDGDFINHLFNRYHDIDVTMIDIAPSIGNFIEQEFRQKITILPNTSILDYGSRTDRKNIDVILISDVIHHIPPSERRIFFNSLPSITSKNTRILIKDIEPGYFKSFLSYMSDRYLSGDKNVSLISQAEIVKLMNETFPLMNFKETGLFNFNKPNYCLIFEKLSSE, from the coding sequence ATGTCAATTGGAACATTTACTAGAAGAATATTAGGTCCAAAAAATTTTAGGTTAATTGGCAGGACATATAGAAGATTTTTTGTAGATTTAAGTTTATTAGTAAACTGTATCCCTCAACTATCGCCTAAAGATCATCTGCTGGATATAGGTGGAGGTGATGGAGATTTTATAAATCATTTATTCAACAGATATCATGATATCGATGTAACAATGATAGATATTGCTCCATCTATAGGAAACTTCATTGAGCAGGAATTCAGACAAAAAATAACAATTTTACCTAATACAAGTATATTAGATTATGGATCTAGGACTGATAGAAAGAATATCGATGTAATATTAATTAGCGATGTAATTCATCATATTCCTCCTTCAGAAAGAAGAATATTTTTTAATAGTTTACCCAGCATTACATCTAAAAACACTAGAATATTAATTAAGGACATTGAACCAGGTTATTTTAAGTCTTTTCTTTCATATATGTCTGATAGATATTTATCTGGAGATAAAAACGTATCACTTATCAGTCAAGCAGAGATTGTTAAATTAATGAATGAAACATTTCCGTTAATGAATTTTAAAGAAACGGGACTTTTTAATTTTAATAAACCTAATTATTGCTTGATTTTTGAAAAATTGAGTAGTGAATAA
- a CDS encoding glycosyltransferase family 2 protein, with the protein MESKLSHTSIIIVTYNHENFIRECLESLMINKGLEIIVVDNGSSDSTVKIIEKFPSVKLIKNENKGYGNGVNTGIKYSKRKYVVILNPDVKVEKTSIEELIKPLEGQREIITVPKTLLYDGSKINTCGNIEHFTGLTFTLGLGEDKTAFDKPKYIAGLSGVCFAIKRELYMEIGGFDESFFLYMEDAELSWNIRSRGLKILYLPSAIIYHDYKLMVPAEKIYHLEKGRYIILRKYLTWKDYLMFLPSLITTEVFTTCYAFLKGFTGIEYKFKAMKEGLGRDIDKVKCNRKELIQSLDWQVPIEQLNYTLMDMYVKKVGNMIYYINYIIILKVISFRFSADIKN; encoded by the coding sequence ATGGAATCAAAATTAAGCCATACAAGTATTATTATAGTGACATATAATCACGAAAATTTTATAAGGGAGTGTTTAGAATCACTAATGATTAATAAAGGTCTTGAAATTATTGTGGTTGATAATGGTTCCAGTGACAGCACTGTAAAAATCATTGAAAAATTTCCATCTGTTAAATTGATAAAAAATGAAAATAAAGGCTATGGAAATGGGGTAAACACTGGAATTAAATACAGTAAACGAAAATATGTTGTAATTTTAAATCCAGATGTGAAAGTTGAAAAAACTTCTATTGAAGAACTTATTAAACCTTTGGAAGGTCAAAGGGAGATAATAACTGTCCCAAAAACGCTGCTTTATGATGGATCAAAGATTAATACTTGTGGAAATATTGAACATTTTACAGGGTTGACATTTACACTTGGTTTGGGAGAAGATAAAACTGCATTTGACAAGCCAAAGTATATTGCAGGATTATCTGGGGTCTGTTTCGCGATTAAAAGGGAACTCTATATGGAAATAGGTGGGTTTGATGAATCATTCTTTTTATACATGGAAGACGCTGAACTTTCGTGGAATATAAGATCGAGAGGTTTAAAAATATTATATTTACCATCTGCGATTATTTATCATGATTATAAATTAATGGTTCCTGCAGAAAAGATATATCATCTTGAAAAGGGCAGGTACATTATTTTAAGAAAATATTTAACCTGGAAAGATTATTTGATGTTTTTGCCATCATTAATAACCACTGAAGTTTTTACTACGTGTTACGCGTTTTTAAAAGGTTTTACTGGAATTGAATATAAATTTAAGGCTATGAAAGAAGGTTTAGGGCGCGATATTGATAAAGTAAAATGTAACCGGAAAGAATTAATTCAATCTTTGGACTGGCAAGTTCCTATTGAGCAGTTAAATTATACACTGATGGATATGTATGTAAAAAAGGTAGGCAATATGATTTATTATATAAATTATATCATCATATTAAAGGTTATATCATTTAGATTTTCAGCTGATATTAAAAATTAA